In Streptomyces sp. NBC_00414, a single window of DNA contains:
- a CDS encoding carboxymuconolactone decarboxylase family protein translates to MKQRIDGITPPYDPESERALRRWMPPGVTQEPLMLFKVLQRHPELASRMRELGAGLLVQGLLPDADRELVIVRVAARCGCDYEWGAHMVAYAEAADLSPEQVSLTVTGAPDDPAWTPRQRALLEAVDQLHDTARLGDGAWTALRDHLGEQEALEFLVLAGWYRTIAYVLNGLEIEREPWAKPFPTG, encoded by the coding sequence ATGAAGCAACGCATCGACGGCATCACGCCGCCCTACGATCCCGAGTCCGAACGCGCCTTACGCCGCTGGATGCCGCCCGGCGTCACCCAGGAACCCCTGATGCTCTTCAAGGTCCTGCAGCGCCACCCGGAACTCGCCTCCCGAATGCGGGAACTCGGCGCGGGCCTGCTCGTCCAGGGCCTGCTTCCCGACGCGGACCGGGAGCTGGTCATCGTCCGTGTCGCCGCCCGCTGCGGCTGCGACTACGAGTGGGGTGCCCACATGGTGGCGTACGCCGAGGCCGCGGACCTGAGTCCGGAGCAGGTCTCCCTGACCGTGACCGGTGCCCCGGACGACCCGGCCTGGACGCCCCGTCAGAGGGCTCTCCTCGAAGCCGTCGACCAACTCCACGACACGGCCCGCCTCGGCGACGGGGCCTGGACCGCGCTCCGCGACCACCTCGGGGAACAGGAAGCCCTGGAGTTCCTGGTCCTGGCGGGCTGGTACCGCACCATCGCCTACGTGCTCAACGGCCTGGAGATCGAGCGCGAACCCTGGGCGAAACCGTTCCCGACCGGGTGA
- a CDS encoding undecaprenyl-diphosphate phosphatase, producing the protein MSWFESLILGLVQGLTEFLPISSSAHLRLTAAFAGWEDPGAAFTAITQIGTELAVLIYFRKDIARIISAWSRSLTNKEMRSDHDAQMGWLVIVGSIPIGVLGITLKDQIEGPFRDLRVTATTLIVMGIILGVADRLAARDETGGKHRAAVERKTLKDLSVKDGLIYGFCQAMALVPGVSRSGATISGGLLMGYTREAAARYSFLLAVPAVLASGAFELKDASEGGHVSWGPTAFATVIAFVVGYAVIAWFMKFITTKSFMPFVYYRVLLGILIIVLVATGALSPHAAESSG; encoded by the coding sequence ATGTCTTGGTTTGAATCCCTCATCCTCGGACTCGTCCAGGGGCTGACCGAGTTCCTGCCCATCTCCTCCAGCGCGCACCTGCGGCTCACCGCGGCGTTCGCGGGCTGGGAGGACCCGGGAGCGGCCTTCACCGCGATCACGCAGATCGGCACGGAGCTCGCGGTGCTGATCTACTTCCGCAAGGACATCGCACGGATCATCTCGGCCTGGTCCCGCTCGCTCACGAACAAGGAGATGCGAAGCGACCACGACGCCCAGATGGGCTGGCTCGTGATCGTCGGCTCGATCCCGATCGGCGTGCTGGGCATCACCCTCAAGGACCAGATCGAGGGGCCGTTCCGCGATCTGCGCGTCACCGCGACCACGCTGATCGTGATGGGCATCATCCTGGGCGTGGCGGACCGGCTCGCGGCGCGTGACGAGACGGGCGGCAAGCACCGGGCCGCGGTCGAGCGCAAGACGCTCAAGGACCTGAGCGTGAAGGACGGCCTGATCTACGGCTTCTGCCAGGCGATGGCCCTCGTCCCCGGTGTGTCGCGCTCCGGCGCCACCATCAGCGGCGGACTCCTGATGGGCTACACCCGCGAGGCCGCGGCCCGCTACTCGTTCCTGCTGGCCGTCCCGGCGGTCCTCGCCTCGGGCGCGTTCGAGCTGAAGGACGCCAGTGAGGGCGGCCATGTCTCGTGGGGCCCCACGGCCTTCGCGACGGTCATCGCCTTCGTGGTGGGCTACGCGGTCATCGCGTGGTTCATGAAGTTCATCACGACGAAGAGCTTCATGCCGTTCGTCTACTACCGCGTCCTGCTCGGCATCCTGATCATCGTGCTGGTCGCCACGGGTGCGCTGAGCCCGCACGCGGCGGAGTCGTCGGGCTGA
- a CDS encoding Gfo/Idh/MocA family protein → MRTARDATASKTTEHEDIANKSHEDIANKSTEYLNAPRERRSAVPLDGRRVKAAVIGTGAIASGSHLPALAALAAEGEVEIVAAVDIDADAVERFCEDGGVPHGYTDLDRMLAEQRPDLVSICTPPTLHRDQTVAALRAGAWVWCEKPPVPTLADFDSVEAQEGTDGGPYASIVFQHRFGSGARHVRRLIADRAMGRPLVAHCQTTWYRDAAYYAVPWRGKWETEGGGPAMGHGIHQMDLLLDLLGPWSEVRAMAGRLVHDVQTEDVSTALVRFGSGALATVVNSVLSPDEVSRIRIDCERATVELTHLYGHGNDDWTITPVPDAPAEDVAAWRDFGTDVPSSHLAQLRDLVASMRAGERPRSSGADGRTSLELITALYKSAFTDTTVRAGEIGPGDPYYTALHGGAPGWAPATSVTPATHEEASA, encoded by the coding sequence ATGCGTACCGCCCGCGACGCCACCGCCAGCAAGACGACCGAGCACGAGGACATCGCGAACAAGAGCCACGAGGACATCGCGAACAAGAGCACGGAGTACCTGAACGCCCCGCGCGAGAGGCGGTCCGCGGTCCCGCTCGACGGCCGCCGCGTCAAGGCCGCCGTCATCGGCACCGGGGCCATCGCCTCCGGCAGTCATCTGCCCGCGCTCGCCGCTCTCGCCGCCGAGGGCGAGGTGGAGATCGTCGCCGCGGTCGACATCGACGCCGACGCGGTCGAGCGCTTCTGCGAGGACGGCGGTGTCCCGCACGGGTACACCGATCTCGACCGGATGCTCGCGGAACAGCGCCCGGACCTCGTCTCCATCTGCACCCCGCCGACCCTGCACCGCGACCAGACCGTCGCCGCGCTGCGCGCCGGTGCCTGGGTGTGGTGCGAGAAGCCGCCCGTGCCGACCCTCGCCGACTTCGACAGCGTGGAGGCGCAGGAGGGCACCGACGGCGGCCCGTACGCCTCCATCGTCTTCCAGCACCGCTTCGGCTCCGGCGCGCGGCACGTACGCCGTCTGATCGCCGACCGGGCCATGGGGCGGCCCCTGGTGGCCCACTGCCAGACCACCTGGTACCGCGACGCCGCCTACTACGCCGTGCCCTGGCGCGGCAAGTGGGAGACCGAGGGCGGCGGCCCCGCCATGGGCCACGGCATCCACCAGATGGATCTCCTGCTCGACCTGCTCGGGCCGTGGAGCGAGGTGCGGGCCATGGCCGGGCGCCTGGTGCACGACGTGCAGACTGAGGACGTCTCCACCGCCCTCGTGCGTTTCGGGAGCGGCGCCCTCGCGACCGTGGTGAACAGCGTCCTCAGCCCGGACGAGGTCAGCCGCATCCGGATCGACTGCGAGCGCGCGACGGTCGAACTCACCCATCTCTACGGGCACGGCAACGACGACTGGACGATCACCCCGGTGCCGGACGCACCGGCCGAGGACGTGGCGGCCTGGCGGGACTTCGGCACCGACGTGCCCAGTTCGCACCTGGCCCAGCTGCGTGACCTCGTCGCGAGCATGCGGGCGGGCGAACGGCCGCGCAGCAGCGGGGCCGACGGGCGCACCAGCCTCGAACTGATCACCGCGCTCTACAAGTCGGCCTTCACGGACACCACCGTCCGGGCCGGCGAGATCGGCCCCGGCGACCCCTATTACA